The Salvia miltiorrhiza cultivar Shanhuang (shh) chromosome 1, IMPLAD_Smil_shh, whole genome shotgun sequence genome has a window encoding:
- the LOC131025214 gene encoding 14 kDa proline-rich protein DC2.15-like, whose protein sequence is MDSKKLSSSLLFLTINLMFFSLVSGCYICNNPNPKPTPNPNPNPNPTPAKGNCPRDALKLGICAKLLNGSIGAEIGNPPDHPCCSALGGLLDLEAALCLCTALKANILGINLNIPISLSLLINTCGKTLPKDFICA, encoded by the coding sequence ATGGATTCGAAGAAACTctcctcctctctcctctttctcacCATTAACCTTATGTTCTTCTCCCTAGTGAGTGGCTGTTACATTTGTAACAACCCGAACCCGAAACCAACTCcgaaccctaaccctaaccctaatccTACCCCGGCAAAAGGGAACTGCCCAAGGGATGCCCTAAAGCTAGGCATATGTGCTAAGCTACTAAATGGTAGCATCGGGGCTGAAATAGGCAACCCGCCGGACCACCCTTGCTGCTCAGCCCTCGGCGGTCTATTGGATCTCGAAGCCGCCCTTTGCCTTTGCACTGCATTGAAAGCTAACATTCTTGGAATCAACTTGAACATTCCAATTTCATTGAGCTTGCTCATCAACACTTGTGGCAAGACTCTCCCTAAGGATTTCATTTGTGCTTAA